The following is a genomic window from Desulfofarcimen acetoxidans DSM 771.
CAGTTACACATGATGATAATAATAGTAATCCTAACAGACATAAAACAGACAATGCTCTTTTCATTTTCACAACCTCCTTCTTGGTATATTTTTTAAGTTTTACAACAGCAAATTTCTTCACAACACTCCACTGCTTCCAGTTGGTTAGCTTGAGAAATCCTTCTTTCTTTTTAATAAACTCCTTTATTAGAGGTTTTGAAACTCTCTCATATTTACATCCTAATCCATCATTTCTAAAATCTTTGACCAAATAAAACTGTGACTCATTCGGTTAAATTTGGCTGTTACTGATTTATGTCTTTAAAGGCTAAATCCTCAACCACCAGTACTCGGTTTAACTTTTGAGCAGTATCTACTACGTGAGTTGCGGCTTCACCAATCAAGTTCTCTCGCCGGGTACTTCGGGCATAAGTGCATTCGCTTAACGACTGCCACAGGCTTTCTTTGAACTGCCCCCGGTAATCGGCACATGCTCTAAACCGTCCGGGTTGGTTCCCGGATTATTTCTATCTTATAGGCTTCTCCTGTTTTAAGATAATCCAGCACCATTTGCCGATAGTTTATACCGTTAATCTTACTGGTTTTCTTGGATGGTTTTTGTGTCAGATAAATCGGCACGGTAATCCGGTTACCTAACCGACTTGCCGGTTATTATGGGATCGGTAGCTATCTCTAAGTATATATTGTCATTTATAACACATATCCTGGTATTCAGGTTGCCGCCTTTACTCTTATCACCTCGCGAAAGGTAGCGGTTATTTCGAGCATCCAGCCATTCTTCCCGACTGATTAGTCCTTTACAGCGTTTTTAGAATAGTTTTTTACCGCCAAAGACTATATTGGGAAATGAACTGCTATCTATGTGTTTTTGCCAGTATACATGTTTTCTTTGTTCTTTATCCAATCGCTTTTGAAGTCTGGATGTCTCTTGGGTGATTTAGCTTTATCCAGTTGTTTTTGGGTGTAGTCTACTTTAGCTATAGCATTTCCATGGTGAAGTTTAACCAGTTCTCTCTGCGAGGAGATTACTGGTTGTGCATCTAATACTGCATCATTGGCCTGTCGGGAGTTAAGGTTGAATTTTCCTTGTACCGCTAATCGTATATCTTGTGTTTTCCATCCGTCCAGAAGTCTTTTAAATGACCAACGAATTGCTGCACCGTAGCAATTCGTTCAAAACTGTTCTCTGTTCCTCTGTTGTTTCAAGGATTACGTCTCTAACTGTTGTTTTCAATGGCGCTCACCTTTTGTTCAATTATTTTACTTAGATTTTTTGCTACACGCCCACCGCGTTTACCGTACATACTGGCTGAAAAACTGGTGACTATATCAATCATGTCTTCGACTAATTATTACCCCTGAGCAAGTTGCTCACATTATTTCATTGTCATGTAAATCTCCTGAATCTGTGGACATACCGTTAAGTCACTGGACACCTTCAGCATTAAGAGTAGAAGTTATTAAAACAGGTATTGTTGAAAGCATTTCAGTCCGGCAAATCAGACGTTTTTTAAAAAGGAAATAGATTTAAAGCCGCACTTACATAAAGGTTGGTTAAATTCAAAAATATAAGATCCTGAATTGTTCAAAAAACAGGTAAAAAAAGTATGTCAAACATATAAAAACGCATCAGAACTTGAAAAACAAAGGATACATGTTTTTAGTACAGATGAGAAAACCGGTATACAAGCAATTGGACATCTTAATCCAACATTGCCAATGAAACCGGGACAAATCGAAAGATGTGAACAAGAATACAAAAGGTATGGCACATCCGGATTAATCACTACACGAAACATTGTTACAGGAGAAATTGTTGCACCACTTATTCAACCCACAAGAACGGAAGAAGACTTAATAAAGCACTTACGAGATGTGGTAGCAATTGATCCTAAAGCAAGGTATATTTTTATTATGGATCAGCTTAACACTCATAAATCAGAATCCTTAGTCTGTTTTGTAGCAGAGCAATCTTGTATAGTGGAATTGTCATAGATTATAGATACTCTTAGCATAAAAGGCAAATCCGGTATTTTAAAATCAATGGAGGCACGTGAAAAATTTCTATTAGATGAGTCACACAAAATACAACTTGTTTACGCTCCCAAACATACTTCATAGCTGAATCAAATTGAAATCAACATGTAATGGCGAAAAATGGCAACGAAGAAGCAATTGAAAAGCAAGCCATTTCTGAGATAAATAAAGATAGGGTTAATAATGTCTTGATAGATGGTAGACAGAAGCACCGTCCCCACGTCTTCATTTAGAGGTGGTTTCAACCAACATAAAAAGAATTACTCCGGTGCGTATTTTGTTGTGGTGACTTAATTATACCATAGGTGGGTATGCTTTTTGTGCTTTGACTGGATTTTCTCAGTGGCCTCGAACCGTCCATTTGTTATTTTTAACACCCTCATGTTTTTTATTGTTTAAATATTTTCATGGTATAAATAATAAGAGAAATAAGAGAAAGTAGAAGTGATAAAGGTATTCCAATAGCCAAAGCACCTTGAAAAAACCAATGTGCTATATTGGCAAAAATTAAAGATAACAAACTCAGCAACAAAAATAACTTGCCATAATCCTTCGTGTCCTTCATGTTATCCTCCTCAATAAAATTCTGGTAATTTTTAAGGGTGTCTTTTATCTAAGACACCCTTAAAGAATTCTACACTACAACACGGTCAAATTACCAACATTCGTACAAACAATAATACGCTATACTTTCCAAACCAATAACAGTTGCTACTGCACAAGCAGCACAACCCGGAGGATTAGGGAAATCTTCACAAACCGACGTACAAACTGCCCCTATCATTGCTACAACCCATGTAGCAACACCGCTAGAACTTAGACAACTGCTAAAGCAATTCCAAAAAACATTATTTATGGACATTTGAGGATTCACTATTTGCCCTGGTGTGAAGTTAGTCGTAGTACCATCTGGATTTACTTTGTAACCCTTAACAGTATCCCCATTTTCTTTCATTGTAAGGCATAACATTTTTGTACCATTTTCTATATAGGTACCTTCATATAATTTACCGTCTTTTTTAAACACAACCGCTATTGTTTTTATTAGAGTACCATCTTTTTTATTAAAAAGAGCCGCAAAATAACTAATACGTTTCTGACCCGTATTATCAATTATTCGTATTGATGCACCAATAATACCGTTACCCAATGCTGCATCAAGATCTTGTACTACCATGTCATCTTTATTCAATTGATATTCCGCGCTAATCCCTTGAGAGTCTGCTAATTTGATTAAAGTATTTTCATACTGTGCAGCATCCTCACCTGTAATTACTGGAATTTCCTTTGTTGGCTTAGTAACTCCAGATGTATTCGCAGCTGATGCAGTTGTAAAACCTATCATCCCTGGTAATGCTAATATGGAAATTATTAATAAGGCTACTACAAACTGATACCATGATTTTCTAAGCACCTTAATCATTCTTAATCCCTCCTAAGTTTATTTTTTCCTTATTTTGGTAGATCACATCCAGACACATCAAAACAAAGATCAAGTAAAACAAAATGTCTGTTGTTAGACAGGGCCAGCAGATGCTACGGTGTATTTGCAATGTCATTAAAAAAGATGTAACAGCAGCAAAAATCCCCGTAACGCCTAAGCATACAAATTGAAACTTTTGCATTTTCTGAGATAAGTAATAACTATAAGCAATAATTAATGATCCAACTAACGCAAAGACAGCTAGTGTAAGCTGACTTACCGGCAGACCAATAGTAGCAATACCACAAGACAAACACGTTGCATTTCGTTTAAGCCAGATAACGTAGATCGAAAAAGCAATGGTTACAGCTAGCACAATAGTTAAGAGTTTTTTCAATACAGTGTAACCTCCTGCGTATTTAACCTTTACAGCAACTAGACTAAAATAAAAATGATTTGGCCTTTGCTGGACAAAGGACAGGCAAAGGCCAGACTTTTCCCCAGCTTAAACACCTTAATTAAATTACTTCCATTTTCACCCTTATCATAGCTTTGCATTAACCTTACTCCTACAATTTAGGCTGATACCGGTATGTGGTTTGTATAGGCTAAACTTCGGGTGATAGTTTTTGCGGACTCCCCTGGTTACCTTGCGAACCACATTTTAGTTGAGAGAGTCCATTGGATTTACACTCTTCTAAGTTAAATATCTCACCTATACATCCCAGATCTCGCACTAAGGGATAATTAAACTAGAAATTATCTCCATGGCCTTTCCTTCTACTTTATGGATCATATATTTTAATGGTTGTAATTAACATTACCTATACACCATTATTTTATAGTTCTTTTTTTTACAATGCGGGAGTTGGGATATACAGAAACAACTTAGAATGACTGAAATATAAAATCCTACTCTCAAAGTTTAAAATCCCATTTTTTATGCCGATATATGTAGCGATTAAAAGAGCAGTTTATACAACCAAAGAATCGGAAGATATATTTTAGTCGATCCTTAATACCTTTATAGCTGCAAGTACATTTGGCACAGCTATACTCAAATTAAGCATCAGAAAACAAAGCATAAAAACCCTACTCACTTTTTACCTCCATAGGTAATTCACACCAGTCTTTTGTCGTTTCATTTACAGCATCCCTGAACCGAATAGAATATTGTAATTCTTAAATACATATAATATAATAATATTAATAGCGGTTCAGGCTAGGTTACTATGGGCATACGGTTGCAAGCTGTTTCCCGGTTTACCTACCGAGCCACTATTATTTTTTCCCCATTTAGGTGGGTACCGTGGCATTTTTTGATATTGAATCATATTGTCACCTCCTTAACTTAATATAAATTATGTAAATTTACTACAATAACCCTCTATTTAACCAACATTATAGTAAAAGATGGTCGCAAAATCACGTTAATATATCGGACAAGATAAATCATTAAGGCACATTTTTTCAAATCAAATTAAGACCAATTTGGATGGAAAAGGAATGGAAATTTAAGACACTACCTTCAAAAGCCTCGAATGACTTACCACAGTTACCTGTGGACGGTTACGGAACTTGTAAGTAACCAAATGATAGTTGCCGATAAATATAGTATTCTAACAGTGAGTTTTTGTTAGATCGTTATTTTTTTTATTCTAGTATTTATCCTTGGTTTATGTGTTGCCTATTATTAGGATTATTTCTGAATGGAACGCTTAACTTACAAAGTTATCAGAGAATGATATATACAGCATGGTGATATGAAATAAATGAAACTGTTATTAGGTATAAATCAACATAAAAACGGACGGGTAGCTATGGATTATCACCATGCATACCATATCATTATAGGCAAAAAAGAACATCCAAATATTAAATAACTTGAGTACTTATCGGAAGAAGAAATTCAACTAATTATAGTACGTTATTTACTGTTATTCTAGTGATTTTTCCTATATAACCATTTAATGGACGTATATAGCCAGATGATAGATTAGAGTAACAAAAAATACTCCTCTTATTACAGAGGAATAAAACGATGTTTGTGCTTCTCAAATTTATACCGACTCATTAAGGCAACCTTATCATATCCGTCAAAACCAACCTCGTACGACCTGTTACCAACTTCCCTGATTCTTACAACTTTTTCTATATTTGCTATGAACGATTTATGAACTCTGAGAAAATTCTCTCCAAGTTTATCCTCCAGTTCACCCAGTGTTTGATGTATCTTGTAAATATTGTTTCGGGCATGAATCAAGTTAAATTTGCCATTCTTCTCAATAAATATGATGTCACTCAAGGTTATCATAATTATTTCATTATTAACCTTAATCATTATTTTTTCAGAATTATTCCTGGTAGCATTTCTTTTTTTTATCTTATCTGCAAGGCTACTTATGATTTCGTTGACTTTACCTTTCTTCACCGGTTTGAGAATATAATCATACGGATGGACAGCGAATGATTCAATTGCATACTGGGAATATCCGGTTATAAAAACAAAATATGTTTCAGGATTAAAATCATATATTGTTTTTGCAACTTGTATGCCGCTTAACTTTTCTTCAGGGTTCAGCTCTATATCCAATAGTATAATGTTAGGGTTATGTTCGCTAGCAATATTGATTGCTTCTTTACCGCTCGCAGTGTCGATAATCCGATCTACTAAAGGATTCTCAGATACCAACTTCTTAAGAAACCTCCTAGTGTAATGCTCATCTTCTAGAAGTAAAATACTTACCATTTACATCAGTCCTTGTTTTTTAGACTCTCCGGTATGTCTGGTTTATAAGTGATAAACCAGCTATTCGGACTTACCTCAGTGTGGGCAACAAAGGCTAACACTGAGGACATAACATGAACCATCATCACTGCAAACTTTCTAAACATCGTTTACATTCCCTATCCATAAGGCACTGCCCATGCGTCCAAAGCAAGAGGAGCGTGTCGAACAAGAGTATAAGAGACACGGAACAACCACTTTAATCGCTTCACGGAACGTCTTAACTGGAGAAATTGTTGCTCCGCTCATTTAATCTACACGGACGGAAACTGATTTCTTAAAACATCTTCGTGAGGTAGTGGTGATTGATGCAAAACAGTTCCATATTTTTATCATGGATCAACTGAAACACATAGTCAGAGGCATTGGTAAAAAGGGTTGCAAAACAGGAAGGAATCCCGACAGAAGAGTTGGCCAAAAAAGGGGTAGAGGGAATCCTGAAGTCGGGCTGTGTTTTTGTCAGATCCAACACATCGGATTCGTATTGTCTATACGCCTAAACATTCCTCATGACTCAATCAGATTGAAATTTGGTTTAATATCTTAAAACGGCGATTACTCAATAGGCGCTCTAGTTTTTCATCTGTTCAAGAACTGGAACTATTGTATTCAACAGTTTATTGACTATTATAATCAATATTTAGCTAAACCGTTTCGCTGGACATGTGCTAATAAGCTTTTGTCTACATAATACTTATTTTTAAATTATTGGTGCGTATATATTTACGCCATCATGCACTAGTGGAGCGATTCCTAATTGGCGTATACAAATGTCCTTTAGTCAATGAGGTTTGTGAGAGATTAAATTATTACTTAATATTTAAGAATTGTCCTACTAGTTTGCCCAGGCCAAGAAACAAAGAGAGATACCAACTGTCAAACATCCATAATACGTGTTTAAGTGGGTACCTCCTCTGTAATAGCATAACGATGCAAAAGCTATCAGGCACACCATGATCGTTATGAAGGTATCCATAATTAAAGATAATAATAAAGCTAGTTGCGCAAATGTTCCGAGTATAATTTCCAACCCATAAGAAAAAATTTCCAACCTATCCTGTTCAACCTGTAATAGAACTCCCATGATTACAGCAATTTTCTGAGCAAATGCTTTTATCATCTATCCCTCTACCCCTATCAGGAAGATATACAATAAATGTTGTCCCTTCCCCCGATATTACATCAATTTTTCCTCGGTACCTGTCCACCAGTTTTTTAACCAGGTACAAGCCGTATCCGCTAGCTTCGGATTCCTTGGTAGTGTAGGCTGCTGTAAACAACTGTTGCTTAACACTTTTTGAGATCTTTGGCCCAGTATTATGAACATATAGCACATAATTATCATCTTCATGTTTTATTTCTAAAGATGCTCGGTGATCCACATGATCCTGAAGTGCAGCCTCCAAGGCATTATCCAGAAGGTTACCCAATATACTGCACAGATCCCAAGGATGCACATCCATATTTGCAATATCACATTTTACAGAAAAAGCAAAGTCAATTTTCTTGGTCTCAGCTACTTTTCGCTTACTGTTTAAAAGAGCCGTAATGGCAGGATGGCCTACGTAAACTATTTCTTCCGTATATCTATAACTCTCCGCTATACCTTCGATATATTCTATGGCTTTATCCACTTCTTCCAGGTACAACATTGCCTGTATAGTCTGGATATGTCTGCTGTGTTCATGTTTTTGGGTTTGCAAAATATTCAACAGCTCTTCCACCTGCAGGAGGTGCGATTTCAAAAGGTTAAATTCCATAACCTTCTTGGTATTCTCTTCAAGACCTTTGATTGAAAAAATAACGAGACCGCTCAATATTAAATCTACTAAATTTAAAAATGGTAAAAACATCTTTAAATCATTGATATCCTTGGATAGAAATATTTGTTGATTCATAAGTACAATTAAAAGAGTTTCCATGAGTATAGTAGAAATAATAAGCAATCTAACATTTTTAAACAACACAATCAATCCCTATCCAAATTCAAATCAAAGATCACATAAT
Proteins encoded in this region:
- a CDS encoding transposase, whose amino-acid sequence is MFKKQVKKVCQTYKNASELEKQRIHVFSTDEKTGIQAIGHLNPTLPMKPGQIERCEQEYKRYGTSGLITTRNIVTGEIVAPLIQPTRTEEDLIKHLRDVVAIDPKARYIFIMDQLNTHKSESLVCFVAEQSCIVELS
- a CDS encoding sensor histidine kinase is translated as MFKNVRLLIISTILMETLLIVLMNQQIFLSKDINDLKMFLPFLNLVDLILSGLVIFSIKGLEENTKKVMEFNLLKSHLLQVEELLNILQTQKHEHSRHIQTIQAMLYLEEVDKAIEYIEGIAESYRYTEEIVYVGHPAITALLNSKRKVAETKKIDFAFSVKCDIANMDVHPWDLCSILGNLLDNALEAALQDHVDHRASLEIKHEDDNYVLYVHNTGPKISKSVKQQLFTAAYTTKESEASGYGLYLVKKLVDRYRGKIDVISGEGTTFIVYLPDRGRGIDDKSICSENCCNHGSSITG
- a CDS encoding AgrD family cyclic lactone autoinducer peptide, giving the protein MFRKFAVMMVHVMSSVLAFVAHTEVSPNSWFITYKPDIPESLKNKD
- a CDS encoding accessory gene regulator B family protein, coding for MIKAFAQKIAVIMGVLLQVEQDRLEIFSYGLEIILGTFAQLALLLSLIMDTFITIMVCLIAFASLCYYRGGTHLNTYYGCLTVGISLCFLAWAN
- a CDS encoding LytR/AlgR family response regulator transcription factor, which translates into the protein MVSILLLEDEHYTRRFLKKLVSENPLVDRIIDTASGKEAINIASEHNPNIILLDIELNPEEKLSGIQVAKTIYDFNPETYFVFITGYSQYAIESFAVHPYDYILKPVKKGKVNEIISSLADKIKKRNATRNNSEKIMIKVNNEIIMITLSDIIFIEKNGKFNLIHARNNIYKIHQTLGELEDKLGENFLRVHKSFIANIEKVVRIREVGNRSYEVGFDGYDKVALMSRYKFEKHKHRFIPL